A genomic stretch from Bos javanicus breed banteng chromosome 3, ARS-OSU_banteng_1.0, whole genome shotgun sequence includes:
- the GPR61 gene encoding G-protein coupled receptor 61, translating into MESSPIPQSSGNSSTLGRAPQTPGPSTASGVPEAGLRDVASESVALFFMLLLDLTAVAGNAAVMAVIAKTPALRKFVFVFHLCLVDLLAALTLMPLAMLSSSALFDHDLFGEVACRLYLFLSICFVSLAILSVSAINVERYYYVVHPMRYEVRMTLGLVASVLVGVWVKALAMASVPVLGRVSREEGAPGIPLGCSLQWSHSAYCQLFVVVFAVLYFLLPLLLILVVYCSMFRVARVAAMQHGPLPTWMETPRQRSESLSSRSTMVTSSGAPQTTPHRTFGGGKAAVVLLAVGGQFLLCWLPYFSFHLYVALSAQPVSTGQVENVVTWIGYFCFTSNPFFYGCLNRQIRGELSKQFVCFFKQAPEEELRLPSREGSIEENFLQFLQSTGCPTESWASRPVPSPKQEPPAVDFRIPGQIAEETSEFLEQQLTSDIIMSDSYLRPAPSPRLES; encoded by the coding sequence ATGGAGTCCTCACCCATCCCCCAGTCATCAGGGAACTCTTCCACTCTGGGGAGGGCCCCTCAAACCCCAGGTCCCTCTACTGCCAGCGGGGTCCCGGAGGCAGGGCTGCGGGACGTGGCTTCAGAATCCGTGGCCCTCTTCTTCATGCTTCTGCTGGACTTGACTGCTGTGGCTGGCAATGCGGCTGTGATGGCTGTTATTGCCAAGACACCTGCCCTTCGAAAATTTGTCTTTGTCTTCCACCTCTGCCTGGTGGACCTGCTGGCTGCCTTGACCCTCATGCCCCTTGCCATGCTCTCCAGCTCCGCCCTCTTTGACCATGATCTCTTCGGGGAGGTCGCCTGCCGCCTCTACTTGTTCCTGAGCATATGCTTCGTTAGCCTGGCCATTCTCTCAGTGTCGGCCATCAACGTGGAGCGCTACTATTACGTGGTCCACCCCATGCGTTATGAGGTGCGAATGACGCTGGGGCTGGTGGCCTCTGTTCTGGTGGGTGTGTGGGTGAAGGCCTTGGCCATGGCTTCTGTGCCAGTGTTGGGAAGGGTCTCGCGGGAGGAGGGAGCTCCCGGCATCCCCCTAGGCTGCTCACTCCAATGGAGCCACAGTGCCTACTGCCAGCTTTTTGTGGTGGTCTTTGCTGTCCTTTACTTCCTGTTGCCCTTGCTCCTCATCCTAGTGGTCTACTGCAGCATGTTCCGAGTAGCCCGTGTGGCTGCCATGCAGCACGGACCGCTGCCCACGTGGATGGAGACCCCCCGGCAACGCTCTGAGTCTCTCAGCAGCCGCTCCACTATGGTCACCAGCTCAGGGGCCCCCCAGACCACGCCACACCGGACGTTTGGGGGAGGGAAGGCAGCAGTGGTCCTCCTGGCTGTGGGGGGACAGTTCCTGCTCTGTTGGTTGCCCTACTTTTCTTTTCACCTCTACGTCGCCCTGAGTGCTCAGCCTGTTTCGACGGGGCAGGTGGAGAATGTGGTGACCTGGATtggctacttctgcttcacttccAACCCTTTCTTCTATGGATGTCTTAATCGGCAGATCCGGGGGGAGCTCAGCAAGCAGTTTGTCTGCTTCTTCAAACAGGCTCCAGAGGAGGAGCTGAGGCTGCCAAGCCGGGAGGGCTCCATTGAGGAGAACTTCCTGCAGTTTCTTCAGAGCACTGGCTGTCCCACGGAGTCCTGGGCTTCCCGACCTGTACCCAGCCCCAAGCAGGAGCCACCTGCAGTTGACTTTCGAATCCCTGGCCAGATAGCTGAGGAGACCTCTGAGTTCTTGGAACAACAACTCACCAGCGATATCATTATGTCAGACAGCTACCTCCGTCCCGCTCCCTCACCACGACTGGAGTCATGA